The proteins below come from a single Yamadazyma tenuis chromosome 5, complete sequence genomic window:
- the QOR1 gene encoding quinone oxidoreductase (COG:S; EggNog:ENOG503NWMF) translates to MAPQQSHELYVHKNPVKEMDLDVDSPNATFKIRSTDLPALKDGQVLVKNLMFSNDPSQRAWIQKDIPAESMYVAPIRQGQAMSTLALSQVVESNNKGFSAGDLVRCSTSWSDYAVVDQQSLFDKIPENSGFSLDSYLDILGFTSLTAWFGVYDVAQLKASDVLVVSGAAGATGSVVVQIAKNIIGCKKVIGIAGGKDKCDFVKSIGADDCLDYKAPKLLENMKQALGDDECDVFFDGVGGRILDMMLLLTKQHGQIIACGSVAGYNNASASSVNAWGLITTRRLTVKGFIILDYFAKFSETTTKLIEAAKAGKLQNTAESKTVVDLSRDPDFLKRVPKTYNMLFNGEKKNGKLITKIAEPQSIAKFCR, encoded by the exons atggcCCCCCAACAATCCCATGAATTATATGTCCACAAGAATCCCGTCAAAGAGATGGATCTTGATGTCGACTCTCCTAATGCCACTTTCAAGATCAGATCCACCGATTTACCCGCTTTGAAAGACGGTCAAGTgttggtcaagaacttaATGTTCTCCAATGACCCCAGTCAGAGGGCTTGGATCCAGAAGGATATTCCCGCTGAATCCATGTACGTGGCACCTATTAGACAAGGACAGGCCATGCTGACGTTGGCATTGTCTCAGGTGGTTGagtccaacaacaaggGATTTTCTGCTGGGGATTTGGTTCGGTGTAGCACTTCCTGGTCCGACTATGCCGTTGTCGACCAACAGTCATTGTTTGACAAAATCCCTGAAAACTCCGGTTTCTCGTTGGACTCGTACTTGGACATCTTGGGATTCACCAGTTTGACTGCCTGGTTTGGAGTCTACGATGTGGCCCAGTTAAAGGCCTCGGATGTTCTTGTGGTGTCAGGAGCTGCTGGTGCCACCGGATCCGTGGTGGTACAAATCgccaaaaacatcatcGGGTGCAAGAAAGTGATTGGAATTGCCGGTGGCAAGGACAAATGTGACTTTGTTAAGTCCATTGGTGCCGATGACTGTTTGGACTACAAGGCCCCCAAGCTCTTGGAAAATATGAAACAAGCTTTGGGAGACGACGAATGTGACGTGTTTTTCGACGGAGTTGGAGGACGGATCTTAGAcatgatgttgttgttgaccaagCAGCACGGCCAGATCATTGCCTGTGGTTCTGTGGCCGGATACAATAACGCATCGGCTTCTTCCGTCAATGCATGGGGATTGATCACCACCAGAAGATTGACTGTCAAGggcttcatcatcttggaCTACTTCGCCAAGTTTTCTGagaccaccaccaagttgatcgaGGCCGCCAAGGCTGGAAAGCTTCAAAACACGGCTGAGTCCAAGACGGTGGTGGACTTGAGTAGAGATCCTGACTTTCTTAAGAGGGTGCCCAAAACATACAACATGTTGTTCAATggagaaaagaagaacgggaagttgatcaccaagatcGCTGAACCCCAATCCATTGCCAAGTT TTGTAGGTAA